gaggagtatatttacagctagaattcaccaagtcaagtatttcacacacacccacacacacacatatatatatatatatatatatatatatatatatatatatatatatatatatatatatataaaagaaatacttgactttcagtgaattctagctatatatatatatatatatatatatatatatatatatatatatatatatatatatatatatatatatatatatatatatataaataagagaaatacttgaatttcagtgttcatttatttacacatatacacacacataacactcatctactcattgttgagttaagggttgaattgtccatccttgttctattctctgtcattatttttctaaccatgctgaacaccctctctgatgatgaattctgcttcgtctccttgttgtgtgcgcagttgtgcactgcactctctaaaagccctagatgttaatgtcacatatgcatgtacattagatggcagtattgccctgtttaagagtgtcacaacattgctgtttacggcagacgaactgctttacggtagacgaaaacgtgacagctgttgttgtgtgttgttgccatgctgggaggacgttaatgaaactgcctaacaataaacccacataagaaaccaagaactcgccctcgatcattctacagttataacgtgattgggcaggcacactgtttatattgtgggaaagcagacgtgaaaacatgctgtcgacacgtcactcaggtacgcctgaatttcgggagattttcgggagaaaatatgtcccgggaggttttcgggagaagcgctgaatttcgggagtctaccggaaaatccgggagggttggcaagtatgtgtttcacagtgaagcaaggtggctctcccggggcaaagtgctgtcacttgccctgtcttcccaaatgcatagctcctcctttttttttgcaaagattgcaaagtggcacttttattttatttattttgaacttgatgcaagttatatgatttattattgaacttgatgcaagttataacacttttatttgatttattattgaacttgatgcaagttataacactttttttgatttattattgaacttgatgcaagttataacactttttttgatttattattgaacttgatgcaagttataacacttttgttttatttattattgaacttgatgcaagttattttatttattattgaacttgatgcaagttataccaggcagcacggtggaagaggggttagtgcatctgcctcacaatacgaaggtcctgagtagtcttgggttcaatcccgggctcgggatctttctgcgtggagtttgtatgttctccccgtgactgcgtgggttccctccgggtactccggcttcctcccacctccaaagacatgcacctggggataggttgattggcaacactaaattggccctagtgtgtggatgtgagtgtgaatgttgtctgtctatctgtgttggccctgcgatgaggtggcgacttgtccagggtgtaccccgccttccacccgattgtagctgagatagcgccccccgcgaccacaaagggaataagcggtagaaaatggatggatgggcaagttataccacagctgcacagttattttatttattattgaacttgatgttattttatgttattgagtttgaatgtatacaacttgatgttacttgatgttcaataaatttgaaaatgttaagcttggcgttagcgttctgttggggcgatgggggcaggtggggcttgaaaactcgcccttgtccaaagtgggggatgacaaaaaaagtttgagaaccactgacttaacttgaactttacagtGTGCATGTATATACAGGTTGAGACCGGAACGGATGAATTCTCTCGACATTATTTACTATAAGAGAACTTTTATAAATGATACTTGATGTAATTCTTCGATTTGATGAAACTATTGACTGAAAATATACAAACTCACCCCTTCCAGAATGGACGGCCTGCGCCTGAAGATGGAGAGCGACGGCTTGAAGGATGTGACCTACATGGTCGTCAACCAGCAGGGGGTGCAAGCTCAGAACCTGCACCCCATGTTGGAGCAGAGGTTGTCGGCCAACATAGCGCTGTACAAACAGGAGGAGCAGCAGCCGGACGTCTGGCAGCTGCTGAACGGGGCCAAGGATGACTTTTTCGTCTATGACAGGTTAGATCAGTGTGGTCACAACCAATATTCACTTATAACACACACGCTTTGTTTTACATACACATTGCAAGGCACCCTGGCAGAAAACTTTTGCTGCATGCTTTTAATGGGGAAAAAGTAGCACCATCTAGTGGACAAATCTACAAACTGAAATGTTAGCacaaattatttcattattttatattaagattagggctgtcaaaaaataacaagttaactcaggTGAGCAatcataagaaatattgtattattcatatatatatatatatatatatatatatatatatatctatatatatatatatatatatatgtacacactagagatgcgcggataggcaattatttcatccgcaaccgcatcacaaaagtcgtcaaccatccgcatccacccgaatttaacatttaatcaacaccgcacccgcccgcacccgcccgcacccgcccgttgttatatatctaatatagacgatgcaaggcattagtgaggttataaagcttttgcctgttaaagaaaggagactgatgcagagacattcaatgcgtgccacgctgtcacggcccagacgcacaccagtgctcaatcatctgggagcctccaagcgcgtggaggtgcgatgtccctcgcacccgcggcggctccacccgggctcgcgcccgaggcttcagcgcgcaccgcggcggccatcctactcgtcgcggcctagccctagcggctctcgctgccggcgacggccgggtatgggcccgacgctccagcgccatccattttcagggctagttgattcggcaggtgggttgttacacactccttagcgggttccgacttccatggccaccgtcctgctgtctatatcaaccaacaccttttctggggtctgatgagcgtcggcatcgggcgccttaacccggcgttcggttcatcccgcagcgccagttctgcttaccaggGTGAgctccacccctttcgtgagcgcactgcgcgcggagtgacccctgttacgcgcccccggcaacgggggtggcgggcaggtaagctgcacgggcggagcgcgcggagtgacccctgttacgagcccccggccacgggggtggtgggcaggtaagctgcttacctgctgcgcgtgacgccggccgcggcgaaggcggacaaggcggggtgtcgtgcggtgggcgcggtggtgaccctggacgtgcgtcgggcccttctcgcggatcacctcagctacggctcccggtggggccctctcgggggaaggggcctcggtcccagaccccggcgaggcgtcccttctccgctctgtaaaattgtccatctcttttttttttcttcttctgttgtggcatatgctgcaggtgcctgctcatttttcgtatgtgggtaacaacatttaactatgtatatatatttccgaattggtttaactgccacccgcctgaatctatttaaaatctaatttttttttatttcaaccgcccgacccgacccgcggataaaacctaatttttttttatttcaactgcccgatccgcggataatccgcggactccgcggttgtgtccgcaaaccgcgcatctctagtacacacacacacacacacacacacatatatatatatatatatatatatatatatatatatatatatatatatatatatgtatatatatatatatatatatatatatacatatatatgcacacacacacatatatgtgtatatatatatatatatatatatatatatatatatatatatatatatatatatatatatatatatatatatatatatatatatttgagatgctatcggccgataaatgctttaaaatgtaatatcggaaattatcggtatcggtttttccattatcggtatcggtttttgttgttgttgtttttttttaattaaatcaacataaaaaacacaagatacacttacaattagtgcaccaacccaaaaaacctcccgcccccatttacactcattcacacaaaagggttgtttctttctgttattaatattctagttcctacattatttattaatatatatctataagtctgcaagggatacagtccataagcacacatgaatgtgcgtgctgctggtccactaatagtactaacctttaacagttaatttgactcattttcattaattactagtttctatgtaactgtttttatattgttttactttcttttttattcaagtacatttttttaatttatttatcttattttatgaatttttttaaaaaggaccttatcttcaccatacctggttgtccaaattaggcataataatgtgttaattccacgactgtatatatcggtatcggtttatatcggtatcggtaattaaagagttggacaatatcgggatatcggatatcggcaaaaaagccaatatcggacatccctaatatatatatatatatatatatatatatatacatacaaatatatatatatatatatatatatatatatatatatatatatatatatactgactcAAACATATTAAAGAATTCTCCTGGATGATGACATTCTCACCATAAAATTGCACTTGTGtccaaatatatttatatttttaagttAATTGTAATTACGCAAGTGAGTAATTACCTCTGATAaatcgtgattaatccaaattcaaaagtatgactaatgtcatttaaaaaaatataatttgacaTTAGTAatccaaacatttttaaaaagttcctTGATgaaattctgacaataaaattgcatttgtgtaaaaatattgtttttttaaaggtaatttaAATTCTGCAAGTGAGTaaaaaactgtgattaatcgaAATTCAAAAGTGCAAtaatcttatttaaaaaaatataatttgacagcacaaGTGGAGATGTATAATGAGATAACTTAAGATACATGTTAGGTTGAATTATATTTGATCAATTATCTGGGGGAAATGGCAGTTCCAATCGCagcaacatatatacagtatataagacaCTAGCTCAACATAAAACTCTCATTGGCAATTACTTGTGCACTGAGGATGGGAAACAAATGAAATTACTATAAGTATATGTAACATAAGCAAAACCAGAAGCAGGTATGAGACTTAAACAAAACATCTTGAAATAAAAGTGTCCGCATTAACACTGAACTATGACTCTTTGTGGAGACATAAAATACTAAGCAGGATCTGGTAGCATGACATGTTGAAGCAATACAATTTAGTTCAATACAATCAATTTATGCTTAGAGTCAAGAAAAGTCATTGTTCTAAgatgaatgttaaaaaaaaaaaaccaagctccaaaaaaaaacatattttgatcatCCAAAATACATTAACTTAATTTACAATACATAAAACTGTTCACAAAACTAAGTCTAATAAACAATCTGACCGAGTTTTTACAGTAtagcagaaaaaaataaaaagaataaagtACAAATAGGAAAAGAAAAACAGTTCTAAAAACACTGAAAAAATTGAAAACTGCATAAACTGATattgtggaatgaaaaaaaaaatgtcaatgattTTCAATAGGATATCTGTAATATTTTGTTCTTTTGGCCCACTGTAGCGTTGCCTGTTAGGGCTAATTCAAGGAACACGACAAAGAACATCTTCTGGCACATTACACCAACTGTATATTCAATCAAAACgggtgtggaagtcgcttcctgtcCGTTCCACTATtatacacggcacaggagccgaGCTTGCCGTTTTTAACAATGTTTTAATGTCCATAGAATTTCTCACAGATTTCTCTGAAGCAAgacgtgacttttcagccacCTCCGTATCCTATCCCCCTCCTGctctcggccgcttactgttaaagacaacagatgattagattaactcgtaccacctgtgaaatctaatcaactgccagctgtgtctcgccgtcagcacatgccgcGCCCCCACCCGATGGTgcttgtcctcagcaccatagacagaggcggtgacctttgctcctgcaagcgcgctggccacacctccctctaCAACGGGTTacaggttatacttgtatagcgattttctaccttcaaggtactcaaagcgctttgacactagatggggattgaaccaggaaccctcaggttgctggcacggccaccctcCCAACCCGCGCCACGTCGTCCCCACATATATGTTGTAAAATCAATCAACACAGGCAACATGgcttgtaaataaacagacaaaatCAGGTTGAACACACAACTTACGAGTATCTTGTGTGATCTTTCCCCCTTAGATGTGGACGCCTCACCCACCAGATTTCCCTTCCCAACTCCATCATTGGCCAGGGCCACATTGAGGGCGCCATCAAGGACGCTTACTGCAAGCGCTCATGCGGCGCCTGTGAATATGAGGTATggaacatatttgttttttttcttccattatcCCAAAAACATACAtgagtagggatgatgctcgaaaccggttttcccggttgatcgataagaaaagaaccgagtccttggactcgaatccctttttgagaaccggtacccgttatcgagaccactatggtagagaaaaagagttggttctttattcgaatcccaaatgggcaatgttatgcccatttgattgtagacttcttgtggcgatatgaaaatactacgcgtcattagtttgggcacttccgggttggcgagtcagttcagttcatgagagaattgagaagtagacaagttgtgttagctcctacaagccttggaaaagataagtctgtaagtaaactgttaacttgtttatataactcaatattaaggtggaaagtgtttcaaCTTGATAGTAAGATGTCTATTGAAAAACTATTGTTGTGCACtctttcaatggatgttttgaggacttaaaatggctgccagtcgtgtatttccaccatcgaaatagtttcaacactcagaagtatttgtttgatgatagtactgtatatttgtgcgaagctaatatttacatattgtgtattacatttcagtatgttaattgaatcacatagcttaaacatttgtcattgtgtgtatttcaataaaaaaataaaataaataacagtccagtgcaagacaaaagtaaagataggaaaagacaaagcaagctcaacaacaataaagagcctaaatggattaatctgctttggaactttattagacgtttTGGactgtttgttagctgtctgccaagctgtataacctcaacacgtatagtgagggcaaaacaggcaatatgcaattattgccaggcttcgttctcatgtaagggaagaagaattgtttattgatgactgtggtgttcttagtgtcatagtgtgtgtagttagtatgttccaatagcagcagaagtgcactttctgGAGAGCAGTATTATTTTcacttttgtgcccaagggactaattttatttaacactatattattatttatacacctatagtgatcacagacacaggttgtttttgtgtttctgtatatatttgtttttctgaaaaatcccacttaaaggcctactgaaatgcaattttcttatttaaacggggatagcaggtccattctatgtgtcatacttgatcatttcgcaatattgccatatttttgctgaaaggatttagtagagatcaTCGACgacaaagttcgcaacttttggtcgctgataaaaaagccttgcctgtaccggaagtagcagacgagtagcgtgacgtcacaggttgtggagctcctcacatctgcacattgtttacaatcatggccaccagcagcgagagcgattcggaccgagaaagcgccgatttccccattaatttgagccaggatgaaagatttgtggatgaggaaagtgagggtgaaggactagagggcagtgggagcggttcagatagggaagatgctgtgagaggcgggtgggacctgatattcagctgggaatgactaaaacagtaaataaacacaagactctattagccacaacacaaccaggctcatatttaatatgccacaaatgaatcccgcataacaaacacccgtccatataacctgccaatacaactcaaacacctgcacaacacactcaatcccacagcccaaagtactgttaaCCGCCCCAAAGTtcacacagcacatatatttccccaaagtccccaaagttacgtacgtgacatgcacatagcggcacgcacgtacgggcaagcgatcaaatgtttggaagccacagctgcatgcgtactcacggcaccgtgtctgcgcatccaactcaaagtcctcctggtaagagtctctgttgtcccagttctccacaggccaatggtaaagcttgattgtcatcgtccgggaatgtaaacaatgaaacaccggctgtgttatccggcaaaacagtcagggggtgcattctacggcacctgccgcaatacaccgcttcccacctacagctttcttctttgctgtctccattgttcattgaacaaattgcaaaagattcaccaacacagatgtccagaatactgtggaattttgcaatgaaaacagacgacttaatagctggccaccatgctgtcccaaaatgtcctccacaatccgtgacgtcacgtgctgacgtcatcataccgagacgttttcagcaggatatttcgcgcgaaatttaaaattgcactttagtaagctaagccggccgtattggcatgtgttgcaatgttaagatttcatcattgatgtataaactatcagactgcgtggtcgatagtagtgggtttcagtaggcctttaatatactatgggtaacaacagtcaatatttgtatttttaatattttttttagggggttaacagtcaatatttatttatttatttattttattttatttttatttttttcttataaaataaaagtgagcttttgttaaaccaaatattgtgtttttttccatatacaacaacctatctggaatcgataagagaatcgataaggaatcggtccgATATGAGGatttgataatgggctcgaactcgataatttcttatcaaacatcatccctatacatGAGTGACATTCTACTAGTTTGATTGACTGGTGACCCGTGCAGGGTGTACCTCTCacccagctgggataggctccagctccctttACCGTAGCCAAGCGGTGTCGAAATTTTCACTTTTGTCGGCCGTTCTTTTTTTACAGAGTGTTGAGATCCCGAGTGAGTGTCAAGCGAACGTAGAAGAACGACCCGCCGCACCAGCAGTGGAGACGGACACAGggcaccaccaccatcatcatcacggGCATCACGGGCAtggccaccatcatcatcatcaccatggaAACCAAGACCCCGTTGTGGTGCACCCTCATAGTGTAGATGACCAAAATGTGGGTCAACAGGCTAACCAGGACATCCACTTCCAGGAGGCGCAGAGTTCTTCTGTGATGCAGGTCCCGTTAGCGCCTAATAAGTGAAAGTCCAAGCACAGCTGACAGGTCGCCGACACCCCGTCGGCCAGCTGATGCTGACACTGACGGAGGCTGTTCGGCGAGGTGGCAAGCGACCGGCCTCACAGCCTGTGACGCTGCGAGCAGGCGCTGCCCGCCTCCTGCCGGTGACACGGTCTGGGCGAGGCCGATCACGTCAGCGAGAGCTGACAGTGACGCCCGCCTCCCGTCGGCTGACAGCCACCTGAGCCTCAGATGTGAGCCTGACCCCCGGGGGTGGTCAGCTGAGAATGAGGCCACCTGTAAGCTGGACGTCAGCCGGCAGGTTAAAGGTCGCCGTCGTGTTCCCAAATGAGCGTTTCCCCCTTTTGGTCTCGCCCATGGTTCATGAAGCCAGGCGCGGAAACTACGCTCTAGTGGCGTCTGGCTGAAGCCGCCATGGCAGGGACGGGAGGCAGCCATTAAGGAACATGACCGACAGGTTCGTAACAATTACAATTGGGCATCCCACAATATTTGAGCAAATTGATATAAAAAGGAGGAGGGGGAATACTTAGGAGAACATAGCAGGGAATGCACTGGCACAAAACAAACACAATAATAATCCTTttaagcacatttataataatcaCCACTTCCATTATGCACATACAATATCTACTTGGCTTTCTCTCTGTATTAGATTTAATGGCAAAACTGCACACATTCATACAAAGgttcttatgaaaaaaaaaaaaaaaaagtatccacTGAGGGCAAAGAAAGAGCTGGAATACACTCCGTGCTTAATGATGGTTTCTGTGGGAAGGTAAAAGGTCACCCAGAAATCTGATGCTGGCACAGAAATATGTATTTGAAATTGGgttaggacaacatgtaaaaggacGCAGTGGAATAAATAAAAGTGGATTTAATTGTTTCTTTGTGTGTTTGAATTAAAGGGTACTGGTATTGTCAAAATgaacaatatatcaacataataataataccaataaaAATGCTCACTGCAAACCTTCCATTCGTTTTCCTTTTCTGGGGTCAAACCAGACAACAGCCAAAAAGAGGCCATAGCCTactcccattacctccctgcttggcactcaacatcaagggttggaattgggggttaaatcaccaaaaatgattcccgggcgcggccaccgctgctgctcgctgctcccctcacctcccagggggtgatcaagggtgatgggtcaaatgcagagaataattttgccgcacctagtgtgtgtgtgacaatcattggcactttaactttaactttaacataattaTTCATTTGTGCATTGTGGTCACTATGACACGCATTACTAAACTTGGCCAGCAGATGGCAACGATGGTCTGTTCAAGAAACACCGCCATAATATAATGGATGGACAATATAAGGTCAAAttcatattgtatatatatagacTGTTTATATATTGCATACATTTGGTAATTTGTCTGGTTTAGTTTAGTttcctaaaaaacaaaacattaatatCATACAATATTGCAATAGTATAACATAGCAAAtacacacaaactcacacacacacacacgcacacacgcgcacacacagtatacatacactatattgccaaaggtatttggccgcctgccttgactcacatatgaacttgaagtgccatcccattcctaaccccagtgacgtgcggtgaggttgatggctggtgaggcactgacttcatcacagtcagatttacaaacatatgaaccctaaagagtatcttattcaccatttgattggcagcagttaacgggtta
The sequence above is drawn from the Nerophis lumbriciformis linkage group LG33, RoL_Nlum_v2.1, whole genome shotgun sequence genome and encodes:
- the selenop gene encoding selenoprotein Pa, which gives rise to MRTCLSLLLALCLLQGGGAESEGGGPRCQPPPGWKIGAVEPMREAMGRVTVVALLQASULFCLVQASRMDGLRLKMESDGLKDVTYMVVNQQGVQAQNLHPMLEQRLSANIALYKQEEQQPDVWQLLNGAKDDFFVYDRCGRLTHQISLPNSIIGQGHIEGAIKDAYCKRSCGACEYESVEIPSECQANVEERPAAPAVETDTGHHHHHHHGHHGHGHHHHHHHGNQDPVVVHPHSVDDQNVGQQANQDIHFQEAQSSSVMQVPLAPNK